In one window of Borrelia anserina Es DNA:
- a CDS encoding AI-2E family transporter: MSLDLKPTDKLKFVKLQSVFYVVALIIMLISILKIAQTIFKPLAIAVVLGFLVYPIYTFLKRLKIPRVLIVFVIFFVLFSFSYLVFSFVYYSVTTLIEQLPYYQKQLIFIMIDILEKYKLDSAIISNIDFSKYIYPFLTRISNEIIGFASSLVVLFLLLYFLISEIHIFDIKVKNAFRQSISSMFIEALNTINTQISKYLGIKVFVSFLTGFLVFIGLNLFGQDFPRVWAVLTFVFNFIPSIGSILAVFFIVIAALVQFYPNLNLVFYIFIYNTFVQMLIGNILEPKMQGHRLDLSPFLLLCFLFFWGWLWGIVGLLIAYPFTVIIKVIVDNIEYLKPFSVFLSGSKILGIDSVSNKEN, from the coding sequence ATGTCTTTAGATCTGAAACCAACTGATAAGTTAAAGTTTGTTAAACTTCAGTCTGTTTTTTATGTTGTAGCTTTGATTATAATGTTAATTTCTATTTTAAAAATAGCACAAACGATATTTAAACCTTTAGCTATTGCAGTGGTTCTTGGATTTTTAGTATATCCCATTTATACTTTTCTTAAAAGATTAAAGATTCCAAGGGTTTTGATAGTTTTTGTGATTTTTTTTGTTCTTTTTTCATTTTCTTATTTGGTTTTTAGTTTTGTTTATTATAGTGTTACTACTTTGATTGAGCAATTACCTTATTATCAAAAGCAATTAATTTTTATTATGATAGACATCCTTGAAAAATATAAGTTAGATAGTGCTATTATTAGTAATATAGATTTTTCTAAATATATTTATCCTTTTTTAACGCGGATATCTAATGAAATTATTGGTTTTGCAAGTAGTTTGGTAGTGTTATTTTTATTGTTATATTTTTTGATATCAGAGATACATATCTTTGATATCAAGGTTAAAAATGCTTTTAGGCAGTCTATTTCGAGTATGTTTATTGAAGCTTTAAATACGATCAATACTCAGATTAGTAAATATTTAGGGATAAAGGTCTTTGTTAGTTTTCTTACAGGTTTTTTGGTATTTATAGGTCTCAATTTGTTTGGGCAAGATTTTCCTCGTGTATGGGCTGTGCTTACATTTGTATTCAATTTTATTCCAAGTATAGGTTCTATTTTGGCTGTTTTTTTTATTGTGATAGCTGCTTTAGTACAGTTTTATCCTAATTTAAATTTGGTGTTTTATATCTTTATATATAATACATTTGTGCAAATGTTGATTGGCAATATCCTTGAGCCAAAGATGCAAGGACATAGACTTGATCTTTCTCCTTTTTTGTTGCTTTGTTTTCTTTTCTTTTGGGGATGGCTGTGGGGTATTGTGGGCCTTTTAATAGCTTATCCTTTTACAGTTATTATAAAAGTGATAGTAGATAATATAGAGTACTTAAAACCTTTTTCTGTGTTTTTAAGTGGGTCGAAGATATTAGGCATTGATAGTGTAAGTAATAAGGAGAATTAA
- the cdaA gene encoding diadenylate cyclase CdaA produces MLMIDMGSINQVKDIFSRVLDVSLISILVYYIYKNVINSYSINLLKGMIIITSIGIISYYFNLYTINWLLNYIANILPIAMLILFHQEIKKIIMQIGNFNLSFKLANNKEETIKTIAEIIKAIKHLSENKSGSLICIEKKIQLDQIINKGIKLDSIVSNEILISIFDYETPLHDGAVIISNNKIVYAGSFLPLSNIESISKTFGTRHRAGLGISENSDAITIITSEETGSISLTQNGKLEYNLSLNEIKKKLNLALIE; encoded by the coding sequence ATGCTTATGATAGACATGGGTAGTATAAATCAAGTAAAAGATATTTTTTCTAGAGTATTAGATGTAAGTCTAATCAGCATTTTAGTTTATTATATCTATAAAAATGTAATTAATTCTTATTCTATAAACTTACTTAAAGGAATGATCATTATTACATCCATCGGAATCATATCCTACTATTTCAACTTATACACAATAAATTGGCTATTAAATTACATAGCAAATATACTACCCATTGCAATGCTCATCTTATTCCATCAAGAAATAAAAAAGATAATAATGCAAATTGGGAATTTTAACTTATCTTTTAAACTTGCAAATAATAAAGAAGAAACCATTAAAACCATTGCTGAGATAATAAAGGCAATCAAGCATTTATCAGAAAATAAATCTGGTAGCTTAATATGCATAGAAAAAAAAATACAATTAGATCAAATAATAAATAAAGGTATAAAATTAGACTCCATTGTATCTAATGAAATCTTAATATCAATTTTTGATTATGAAACACCTTTACATGACGGAGCAGTCATTATTAGCAACAACAAAATAGTCTATGCTGGTTCTTTTTTACCATTATCCAATATTGAATCTATCAGTAAAACTTTTGGAACAAGACACAGAGCAGGCCTTGGAATTTCTGAAAACTCAGATGCAATAACAATAATAACATCCGAAGAAACTGGTTCTATTTCACTCACACAAAATGGAAAATTAGAATATAATTTAAGCTTAAATGAAATCAAGAAAAAACTAAATCTTGCATTAATAGAATAA
- a CDS encoding CdaR family protein, with product MNITKKLKNLMKLLFEDWQNKAISILIAIIMFTTSYFNNIESIKIEKKFNILLEDEVTLGKIPDFNKILLIVKINKQDLKYLDLDRIALFVEANNIKKAGQYELPIKIKNFNPVHIVEYKLSKNRIVLNLDKKISKLVKVEPKFKLIEKEGKGEYFIAKYNIVPDKLTIHGPEKVIKTINSIKTEIKEFDINTVFISEHLEVISPNPLITLDKNHVIVNITLGKKYIQTTIKNPNLTFNNLKNGLKIKNKEKILDPENEMFIKIRSGLSEKIIKMYIANKNVNLNLDLSQIETPGTYDINTDILLKNDTSGIEVYEYEPKTIRIEVISTEQ from the coding sequence ATGAATATAACTAAGAAACTTAAAAACTTAATGAAATTATTATTTGAAGATTGGCAAAATAAAGCCATTTCTATCTTAATAGCAATTATTATGTTCACAACATCTTACTTTAATAACATAGAATCAATCAAAATAGAAAAAAAATTCAATATTTTATTAGAAGATGAAGTTACACTAGGTAAAATTCCTGATTTTAACAAAATATTGCTCATAGTCAAAATTAATAAACAAGACTTAAAATATTTAGACCTTGATCGAATAGCTCTATTCGTTGAAGCTAATAACATAAAAAAAGCTGGGCAATATGAGCTGCCAATAAAGATCAAAAATTTTAATCCTGTACACATTGTTGAATACAAACTTTCAAAAAACAGAATTGTACTCAACCTCGATAAAAAAATTTCAAAACTGGTCAAAGTTGAACCTAAATTTAAACTAATTGAAAAAGAAGGTAAAGGAGAATACTTCATTGCCAAATATAATATAGTACCTGACAAATTAACAATACACGGCCCTGAAAAAGTGATAAAAACAATAAACTCAATTAAAACCGAAATAAAAGAATTTGATATAAATACTGTATTCATCTCAGAACATCTTGAAGTAATTTCTCCAAACCCACTTATAACACTTGACAAAAACCACGTAATTGTTAACATCACGCTAGGCAAAAAATATATACAGACAACAATAAAAAATCCTAATTTAACTTTCAATAATCTCAAAAATGGATTGAAGATAAAAAACAAAGAAAAAATTTTAGACCCAGAAAATGAAATGTTTATTAAGATAAGAAGCGGACTCTCAGAGAAGATAATTAAAATGTATATAGCCAATAAAAATGTTAACCTCAACCTCGATCTAAGTCAAATTGAAACACCTGGAACTTATGACATCAACACAGATATCTTACTTAAAAATGATACTTCTGGTATAGAAGTATATGAATATGAACCTAAAACAATAAGAATCGAAGTAATTTCAACAGAGCAATAA
- the acpS gene encoding holo-ACP synthase, producing MTKSIGCDIIKVTRLKSFLQNRKKLERFFTQREIKDLEMKGKGILESLAGKFSAKESLIKAISPLINTKIKYTLKDIEIIQSPKGNIIFQLYNDIKALIDKMNLKLYLTISHEKEYAIAFVIVEN from the coding sequence ATGACGAAATCAATAGGATGTGATATAATAAAAGTTACAAGATTAAAAAGTTTTTTACAAAATAGAAAAAAATTAGAAAGATTTTTTACACAAAGAGAAATTAAAGACTTAGAAATGAAAGGAAAAGGAATTTTAGAAAGTTTAGCTGGCAAGTTTTCAGCAAAAGAATCATTAATTAAAGCAATAAGCCCACTAATAAACACTAAAATAAAATACACACTTAAAGATATTGAAATCATACAATCGCCAAAGGGTAACATAATATTCCAACTATACAATGATATTAAAGCTTTGATCGACAAAATGAATCTAAAATTATATTTGACAATTTCTCATGAAAAGGAATATGCTATTGCATTTGTAATAGTAGAAAATTAA
- a CDS encoding DUF2225 domain-containing protein, translated as MKKISYFTKYKIECPLCKHNFRKEELLTGSSRLISGELKVDLKREYIKNEKYGNIYPRIYSITVCPNCYLATFPNEFNAILLVNNNIKQTLINRIDERKEIKSIFEDDLNFNEPRRLQEGAASYILAIMCYEYLDKNHNPTLNQAKCAIRSAWTFEDLDKEYPNQNYNYLQKIFYYKAAYLYKLTIEKEQNNSEPINAETVFGPDTDKNYGYDSVLYLSGLLEYFYGNKEDRQYRYNQLVEIKNLLSKIAGMGKSSKEKPSILIDKIKEVYFKISKEIKTFK; from the coding sequence ATGAAAAAGATATCATACTTCACAAAATATAAAATTGAATGTCCTTTATGTAAGCATAACTTTAGAAAAGAAGAACTATTAACAGGCAGTAGTAGATTAATATCTGGAGAGTTAAAAGTTGATTTAAAAAGAGAATATATAAAAAATGAAAAATATGGTAATATTTATCCCAGAATATACTCAATAACAGTATGTCCTAATTGTTATCTGGCTACCTTCCCAAACGAGTTTAATGCGATATTACTTGTTAATAATAACATCAAGCAAACCCTAATAAACCGTATTGATGAACGCAAAGAAATAAAATCAATTTTTGAAGACGACCTAAACTTTAATGAACCAAGAAGACTCCAAGAAGGAGCTGCAAGCTATATCCTCGCTATCATGTGTTATGAATACCTGGATAAAAATCATAATCCAACTCTCAATCAAGCAAAATGTGCAATAAGATCAGCCTGGACATTTGAAGATCTAGACAAGGAATACCCAAACCAAAATTATAACTATTTGCAAAAAATATTTTATTATAAAGCAGCATATCTTTACAAATTAACAATTGAAAAAGAACAAAATAATTCAGAACCAATTAATGCTGAAACAGTATTTGGTCCTGATACAGATAAAAATTATGGCTATGACAGTGTTTTATACCTATCAGGTTTACTAGAATATTTTTATGGAAATAAAGAAGATAGACAATACAGATATAATCAATTAGTCGAAATAAAAAATTTACTTTCTAAAATAGCCGGAATGGGAAAATCATCAAAAGAAAAACCCTCAATACTCATAGATAAAATAAAAGAAGTTTATTTTAAAATCTCAAAAGAAATAAAAACTTTCAAATAA
- the truA gene encoding tRNA pseudouridine(38-40) synthase TruA: MKKILAEIAYDGSLYYGFQIQPNKPTIQGEIEKVLEKITKTKTKIHSAGRTDTGVHARRQIISFYIRINIKLKNLKKAINSLLKDDIRIIKLKYVANEFQPRFNATRRKYSYYILNNENYYPWEGYQAYYVKKKLNVNRLNEMAEMLIGIHDFTTFSCIRDQTNSKLKEIYIARFKKKNKFIIFEIIGSSFLWKMVRSIVGTIIDIEIKNEPVDTFKKILNSKNRKFTRTTAPAKALFLDKVFYE; encoded by the coding sequence ATGAAAAAAATACTTGCAGAAATAGCATATGATGGTTCGCTATATTACGGATTTCAAATCCAACCCAACAAGCCAACAATTCAAGGAGAAATTGAAAAGGTATTAGAGAAAATAACCAAAACAAAGACTAAAATTCATTCAGCAGGTAGAACAGATACGGGAGTTCACGCAAGAAGACAAATAATATCATTCTATATAAGAATAAATATTAAGCTTAAAAATTTAAAAAAAGCCATTAATTCTCTCTTAAAGGATGATATTAGAATAATAAAGTTAAAGTATGTAGCAAATGAATTTCAACCTAGATTTAATGCCACAAGAAGAAAATATAGCTATTACATACTCAACAATGAAAATTATTATCCTTGGGAAGGATATCAAGCTTACTATGTGAAGAAAAAATTAAATGTTAACAGATTAAATGAAATGGCTGAAATGCTAATTGGAATACATGATTTCACTACCTTTTCATGTATAAGAGACCAAACAAATTCAAAATTAAAAGAAATTTACATTGCCAGATTTAAGAAAAAAAATAAGTTTATAATCTTTGAAATAATAGGTTCTTCATTTTTATGGAAAATGGTAAGATCAATAGTAGGAACAATAATTGATATAGAGATAAAAAATGAACCTGTTGATACTTTTAAGAAAATCTTAAACTCGAAAAATAGAAAATTTACAAGAACAACAGCACCTGCAAAAGCTTTATTTCTAGATAAGGTTTTTTATGAATAA
- the priA gene encoding replication restart helicase PriA: MDNILMHNFYYEIAFNIPINRLFFYKYNLKLETGTRVITNFNGKNTIGIIIKRYAKEEFNSNFKFEIKNILKIIDESAIIIEHNINLARWISQKTFSSFGEALFCGLPKISNSNKVIKSDDNENLSHKLSIQLNEEQNNIYKEIITSNTKKTFYLFGVPGSGKTEIFIKLCEHYLEQKKQIIFLIPEISLGYQIIKRIKSHSSTNKVYEYNSKVSNSKKALIWNKVKNGESLIIIGIKSALMLPFQNLGLIIMDEEHEHTYKSENTPRFHSRHIGFFLQKSFNAKFVMGSATPSLEAYLAMENNHIKKMVLKNKFFERTFKELKIIDMKKECQTISSELLYSIQKSLIDKRQSLIFINKRGYSKTLECNTCGHIICCPNCSFNLTYHKIENQLICHYCNHKKNTTSNCPDCNSQDIVYKTYGIQFIERELKKFLPNARIARIDSDLNKKEIIQSINEFENGQLDILIGTQIIAKGFNFKQIKTLGIINADIGMGLPDFRSSEKIFAIISQVLGRAARFQSDNTIIIQTKNPDYYAIKYAYEGKYEEFYKEEIKIRKELNYPPFKKIIRIVVRSYKQEVARDKCLEFFEISKKLLNDEIEYLGPSEAPMSRISKYYRHNIIYLSKSFNLLEKLIHNTKEKVKATRDTYIEIDYYPLSLL; encoded by the coding sequence ATGGATAATATCTTAATGCACAATTTTTACTATGAAATTGCGTTTAATATTCCTATAAATAGACTTTTTTTTTATAAATACAACTTAAAATTAGAAACAGGCACAAGAGTAATAACAAACTTTAATGGAAAAAACACAATTGGAATAATAATAAAAAGATACGCCAAGGAAGAATTTAATTCAAATTTTAAGTTTGAAATAAAAAATATATTAAAAATTATTGACGAGAGTGCAATAATAATAGAACATAATATTAATCTTGCACGCTGGATTAGTCAAAAAACATTTTCGAGCTTTGGAGAAGCTCTATTTTGTGGACTACCTAAAATCTCAAATTCAAATAAAGTAATAAAAAGTGATGACAATGAAAATTTAAGCCATAAACTATCTATCCAATTAAATGAAGAACAAAACAATATTTATAAAGAAATTATTACATCAAATACAAAAAAGACATTCTACCTATTCGGGGTTCCTGGTTCTGGAAAAACAGAAATATTTATCAAACTATGTGAACACTACTTGGAACAAAAAAAACAAATAATTTTCTTAATTCCTGAAATTTCCTTGGGCTACCAAATAATTAAAAGAATTAAATCGCACTCAAGCACAAACAAAGTTTATGAATATAATTCAAAAGTATCAAACTCAAAGAAAGCCTTAATATGGAATAAAGTCAAGAATGGAGAGAGTTTAATCATAATTGGTATTAAGAGTGCACTCATGTTGCCATTTCAAAATTTAGGGTTAATAATAATGGATGAAGAACATGAACACACATATAAATCTGAAAACACCCCAAGATTTCACTCAAGACATATAGGATTTTTTCTACAAAAAAGCTTCAATGCTAAATTTGTCATGGGAAGTGCAACTCCATCACTCGAAGCATATCTTGCTATGGAAAATAATCATATCAAAAAAATGGTTTTAAAAAACAAATTCTTTGAAAGAACATTTAAAGAACTTAAAATAATTGACATGAAAAAAGAATGCCAAACAATATCTTCAGAATTGCTTTACAGCATACAAAAAAGCTTAATTGATAAAAGACAATCATTAATATTTATTAATAAAAGAGGATATTCAAAAACACTTGAATGTAATACTTGCGGGCATATAATCTGCTGTCCAAATTGCTCCTTTAATTTAACTTACCATAAGATCGAAAATCAACTCATTTGTCATTATTGTAATCACAAAAAAAACACAACAAGCAACTGTCCTGATTGCAATTCACAAGACATCGTATACAAAACATATGGAATTCAATTTATTGAAAGAGAACTAAAAAAATTCTTGCCAAATGCAAGAATAGCAAGAATAGACTCCGATCTTAATAAAAAAGAAATTATCCAATCAATTAATGAATTTGAAAATGGGCAATTAGATATCTTAATTGGAACACAAATTATTGCAAAAGGTTTCAATTTCAAACAAATCAAAACACTAGGTATAATTAACGCAGATATTGGAATGGGACTTCCTGATTTTAGAAGTAGTGAAAAAATTTTTGCAATAATTTCACAAGTATTAGGAAGAGCTGCAAGATTTCAAAGCGATAATACAATTATCATCCAAACAAAAAATCCTGATTATTATGCTATAAAATATGCATACGAAGGAAAATATGAAGAATTTTACAAAGAAGAAATAAAAATTCGAAAAGAATTAAATTACCCTCCCTTCAAAAAAATAATTAGAATAGTAGTGAGAAGTTACAAACAAGAAGTTGCTAGAGATAAATGCTTAGAATTTTTCGAAATATCCAAAAAATTATTAAATGACGAAATCGAATATCTTGGTCCATCAGAGGCTCCTATGTCAAGGATATCTAAATATTATAGACATAACATAATATATCTATCAAAATCCTTCAATTTACTTGAAAAATTAATACACAATACAAAAGAAAAAGTAAAAGCAACAAGAGATACCTACATCGAAATAGACTACTACCCACTTTCACTACTTTAA
- the udk gene encoding uridine kinase, whose product MAKIIGIAGGSGSGKTTVVNKISEVIPEFVLISQDNYYKSVSDCEYEFLDVNFDHPDAFDNNLFYNQLKELKENKLIHMPLYDFINHRRKVETVEVVPTPVVIVEGIMIFVEERVRNLIDLKIYIDTPSDIRFIRRLERDISKRGRTLESVIDQYLNTTRAGYYRFIEPTKEYADLIIPEGGHNDKALYVLSSFLRSLGKESVDFF is encoded by the coding sequence ATGGCTAAGATTATAGGAATAGCTGGTGGGTCTGGAAGTGGGAAAACTACAGTTGTTAATAAAATTAGTGAGGTTATTCCTGAATTTGTTCTTATATCGCAAGATAATTATTATAAAAGTGTTAGTGATTGTGAATATGAATTTCTAGATGTTAATTTTGATCATCCAGATGCTTTTGATAATAATTTGTTCTACAATCAGTTAAAGGAATTAAAAGAAAATAAGTTAATTCATATGCCTCTTTATGATTTTATTAATCATAGAAGAAAAGTTGAAACTGTTGAGGTAGTTCCAACCCCTGTTGTTATTGTTGAAGGTATTATGATTTTTGTTGAAGAGCGAGTGCGCAATTTGATAGATTTAAAGATATATATTGATACTCCTAGTGATATCAGATTTATTAGGAGACTAGAACGGGATATATCTAAAAGGGGGCGTACATTGGAGTCTGTTATTGATCAATATCTGAATACTACTAGGGCAGGATATTATAGGTTCATTGAGCCTACTAAGGAATATGCTGACCTTATTATTCCTGAAGGAGGGCATAATGATAAGGCTCTTTATGTTCTCTCTTCTTTCTTAAGAAGTCTTGGTAAAGAAAGTGTAGATTTTTTTTAA
- a CDS encoding rhodanese-like domain-containing protein, with protein MIVNYIKLIGLIVFLFFYIWFFIILKVKRTSVALLGKIKNGAKILDIRSPKEYNKSHYAKAINIPFNNLFAKKDKLGSLETQIIIYGKSFGKSFEAEKILKGLGFKNVFVAGTLKDMPKLLEAKEEING; from the coding sequence ATGATTGTTAATTATATAAAGCTTATAGGGTTAATAGTTTTCCTATTTTTTTATATTTGGTTCTTTATTATTTTAAAGGTGAAAAGGACTAGCGTAGCTTTGCTAGGAAAGATTAAAAATGGTGCAAAAATATTAGATATTAGATCTCCTAAGGAATATAATAAGTCTCACTATGCGAAGGCAATTAATATTCCTTTTAATAATTTATTTGCTAAAAAAGATAAGTTAGGTAGCCTTGAGACTCAGATAATAATTTATGGTAAGAGTTTTGGCAAATCTTTTGAAGCTGAGAAGATTTTAAAAGGATTAGGATTTAAAAATGTATTTGTTGCAGGAACATTAAAGGATATGCCTAAATTGCTTGAAGCTAAAGAAGAGATTAATGGCTAA
- a CDS encoding YitT family protein: MKKKKNKWTKIKQKVKFIILKILRKQLKNILKDPKLILISTLQITTGSLLMAISTNILYIPHGLLSGGIAGIALMLHYLLSFNLGITIFMLNIPLFIIGIKFLNITFVIQSWIAMALYSLIVNYSQFLQYKMQINDMILVSILAGLISGLGLGLIFRAKGSSGGTDIISMIIKEKYSISIGTTNFLFNFAVLLIATAFFNIEIALYTLIASFVTAVMTDKTSTGFGNQKAIFIISDKGKEISYLLTNKLKVAATLIDGKGAWIGNDKTIVFIVVPTMRMSRIKYISQKVDPNCFITVLNTNEITGGKKIIEPATNKHDIDS; this comes from the coding sequence ATGAAGAAAAAAAAGAACAAATGGACTAAAATAAAGCAAAAAGTCAAGTTTATTATATTAAAAATACTAAGGAAACAACTTAAAAATATCCTCAAAGATCCAAAATTAATACTGATCAGCACATTGCAAATAACAACAGGTTCACTTCTGATGGCAATATCTACAAATATTTTATACATACCACATGGACTCTTAAGTGGAGGTATTGCGGGAATTGCACTTATGTTACATTACCTCTTAAGCTTTAATCTAGGAATTACAATATTCATGCTAAATATCCCTCTATTCATTATTGGAATTAAATTCCTAAATATAACATTTGTAATTCAAAGTTGGATTGCAATGGCTTTATATTCCCTAATAGTCAACTATTCACAATTTTTGCAATATAAAATGCAAATAAATGATATGATACTTGTATCAATTCTAGCAGGGCTCATATCAGGTCTTGGCCTTGGTCTAATATTTAGAGCAAAAGGGTCCTCAGGTGGTACGGACATCATATCTATGATAATTAAAGAAAAATACTCAATTAGTATTGGAACTACAAACTTCCTTTTTAACTTTGCAGTATTACTAATTGCAACTGCCTTTTTCAACATTGAAATTGCTCTTTACACTTTAATTGCTTCATTTGTAACAGCTGTAATGACAGATAAGACAAGCACAGGATTTGGTAATCAAAAAGCAATTTTTATTATCTCAGATAAAGGAAAAGAAATATCTTATTTACTTACCAATAAATTAAAAGTAGCAGCCACACTAATTGATGGAAAAGGTGCCTGGATTGGAAACGATAAAACTATAGTCTTCATAGTAGTACCTACAATGCGTATGTCCAGAATTAAATATATTTCTCAGAAAGTTGATCCTAACTGCTTTATCACAGTACTTAATACAAACGAAATAACTGGTGGAAAAAAAATTATTGAACCAGCTACAAATAAACATGACATTGACTCCTAA
- a CDS encoding RluA family pseudouridine synthase, with protein MKKLTREFIVHEDSRRLDIYLSENLCIFNRSQIKKRQVKAFKGNNGVFVAIKLSKPVFVNDKILIEFNEEIDLKGYIKPLNLPIIILYEDINVLVLDKPQGILSHPGISNLENTVVNFLLYHVSGLKNSFQEDEIRPGIVHRLDKETSGIMICAKNLTTLNFLSKQFKERFVNKVYIAVVKGNFKDESGIIETFIDRDKYDRKKFAVHKSKGKKALTEYKVLANVGNYSLVALKPKTGRTHQLRVHMKHLNHPILGDSIYAKLDREFREMSLMLHAFKLEINTEDGYFRKFVSAFPQRFIDFLSLFYDESSISMLIDDFIVFLDRF; from the coding sequence ATGAAAAAGCTTACAAGAGAGTTTATTGTACATGAAGATTCTAGAAGATTAGATATTTATTTATCTGAAAATTTGTGTATCTTTAATAGAAGTCAAATTAAGAAAAGACAAGTAAAAGCTTTTAAAGGTAATAATGGTGTTTTTGTTGCAATAAAGTTGTCAAAGCCTGTTTTTGTGAATGATAAAATATTAATAGAGTTTAATGAAGAAATTGATTTAAAGGGATATATAAAACCCTTGAATTTGCCCATTATTATTCTTTATGAGGATATAAATGTTCTTGTTCTGGATAAACCTCAAGGTATTTTAAGTCATCCTGGTATATCTAACTTAGAAAATACTGTTGTAAATTTTCTTTTATATCATGTCTCAGGCTTGAAAAATAGTTTTCAGGAGGATGAAATTAGGCCCGGAATTGTACATCGATTAGATAAAGAAACATCTGGTATAATGATTTGTGCTAAAAATTTGACAACTTTAAATTTTTTGTCTAAACAGTTTAAAGAAAGATTTGTAAACAAAGTTTATATTGCGGTTGTTAAGGGTAATTTTAAAGATGAGTCTGGTATTATTGAGACTTTTATAGATAGAGATAAATATGATAGAAAAAAATTCGCTGTACATAAGAGTAAGGGCAAGAAGGCATTAACTGAGTATAAAGTATTAGCTAATGTAGGGAATTATTCCTTAGTGGCTCTAAAGCCTAAGACAGGACGTACGCATCAATTGAGGGTTCATATGAAGCATTTAAATCATCCAATATTAGGGGATAGTATTTATGCTAAATTGGACAGAGAGTTTAGGGAAATGTCTTTGATGCTTCATGCTTTCAAGCTTGAAATTAATACTGAAGATGGTTATTTTAGGAAATTTGTTTCAGCATTTCCACAAAGATTCATTGATTTTTTATCGCTATTTTATGATGAATCATCAATAAGTATGCTTATTGATGATTTTATTGTTTTTTTAGATAGGTTTTAG